The nucleotide window CCTAGTGGATTCCGCTATGAGAACTTTAACACCCTCTTTGCCAAGCTCCTTGAGTCTCTTGTAATCTGGTCTCTCTCCATATGGATGATTGTTGTCGAACTTATAATCGCAGGCATAAACAACTGCACCTTCTGGGGTGTGAATGACGACTATAGAAGATTGCGGAATTGAGTGGGTTATCTGGACGAACTCTATGGCGAGATTCTCACTCACCTGGACTATCTCCCCATAGTTAGTTTCGTAGAGGGGATTCGTTACCTCGAAGTACTCCTCTCCCTTTATCTCGCTCTTCGCTAACCTTATGGTGTAGGGCGTTCCATAGATGGGAACGTCAGGATAGTGGGGAGCTAGCTTCCCAACGGCCCCTATGTGATCTAAGTGTCCATGGGATAGGGCTATGGCGACGACCTTCTTATTCCTTATAGGCCTATCGTCTGGTATTGCACCGAGCTTCCTAAGGTCCTTCGAGCTCATCTTCTGAAACTCCACATCCTCGTGGATTAGAACCCTGTCGAGCCTTATTCCCATATCAACTATAACTACCTCTCCATTATACTCCACCGCGGTCATGTTCTTTCCGACTTCCTCGTATCCTCCCAGAGTGTAGATCTTGATCATGTTTATCTCCTCCCACACCTCCCGAGCCAGGTTGGCACGGGAGGAAGCTGAAGCTAATTACCGAACTTGCTTTATAAGGTTGTGGGGATAATTAATTTGGGTGAATCCAATGATGGTGATACCCAGGGATAAGCACGTCTACTCTTTCGGTCCAAATATGAAGGAAGTTGCCAGGGCAAAGCCCGGGGAAATTGTAATCTTCCAGACGTTGGATGCCCTAGGTGGTCAAGTTAAGTCCGAGGAAGATACCATAGAGAAGATAGACTTCTCAAGGGTTAACCCGGCAACGGGGCCCCTATATGTGGAAGGGGCAAAGAGGGGCGGAATCTTGAGGGTGGACATATTGGACATAAAGGTTGAAGGTAAGGGAGCGGTAGTTACGGCCCCAGGAGCTGGAGTTTTAGGCAAAAAGGTTGAGAGACCACAGACAAGAATTTGCGAAGTTAAGGATGGGTTTGTGATCTTTAAGGGAATCAAAATTCCAGCAATGCCAATGATCGGAGTTATCGGGGTTGCCTACGATGAGGAGGTTCCAACGGGAACCCCAGGAAAACACGGCGGAAACATGGACACAAACCTAATCAGAAAGGGAACCACCATTTACTTCCCTGTCTTCGTTGATGGAGCTTACCTCGCTATAGGCGATTTGCATGCCGTAATGGGAGATGGCGAAGTCTGCGTCTCGGCTTGTGAGGTTTCTGGGGAAGTTACGGTTAGGGTAACGCCAATGGAAGGAAAGCTAGAGTGGCCATTGCTCGAGACCGAGGATTCATTCTACCTGCTAGTCTCGGATGAAAACCTAGATAAGGCCATAGAGGAAGCCGTAAGTCTAGGAGTTGAAGCCTTGAGGAAATCAAATGACCTTAGCTGGGATGAAGCTTACATGCTGGCAAGCTTAGTTATGGACGTCGAGATAAGCCAGCTCGTTGATCCGAGGAAAACCGTAAGGGTTAGGATACCTAAAGGGTACGTTAGGTTAGAGAGCTTTTTAACTTGACATTAAATTTTTCCTTGGTGATACCGTGAGGTTCACGGAAAACTTCGAAAGGGCCAAGAAGGAAGCTCTAATAAGCCTTGAGATAGCCCTCAGAAGGGGAGAAGTAGATGAGGATATAATTCCTCTCCTGAAAAAGATAAACGAGAAGCCAAATTACTTCACAACATCATCATGCTCTGGGAGAATCTCGATAATGGAGATGCCAGATTTTGGGGATAAGGTGAACGCTAAGTGGCTTGGGAAATGGCACAGGGAAGTTTCTCTAGATGAGGTTCTTGAAGCTATAAGGAAACACAGGGAAGGACAACTCTGGCTTTTGGTTAGGAGCCCAATCCTGCATGTTGGAGCAAGAACGCTCGAGGACGGGATAAAACTCCTTAACCTAGGAGTCTCCTGCGGGTTTAAGTATTCTAACATAAAGAGCATAAGCGACAGGAAGTTGATAGTTGAGATAAGGTCGACGGAAAGGTTAGATGCCTTACTTGGAGAAAACGGGGAAATCCTTGTTAGCGACGATTACATGAGAAAGCTCGTTGAGATAGCGAATGCCCAAGTCAGAAGGTTTAAGAGAAAGTTAAAGAGATTTGAGGAGAGGATTGAAGAACTTTAAGGCCCAATGTGCATCATCTGGCTGTACATTTCCCAGTCTAGGAGTAGCTCATATTCGGCCCTGAGCATGTAGTAGTGACCCCTC belongs to Pyrococcus abyssi GE5 and includes:
- a CDS encoding acetamidase/formamidase family protein encodes the protein MMVIPRDKHVYSFGPNMKEVARAKPGEIVIFQTLDALGGQVKSEEDTIEKIDFSRVNPATGPLYVEGAKRGGILRVDILDIKVEGKGAVVTAPGAGVLGKKVERPQTRICEVKDGFVIFKGIKIPAMPMIGVIGVAYDEEVPTGTPGKHGGNMDTNLIRKGTTIYFPVFVDGAYLAIGDLHAVMGDGEVCVSACEVSGEVTVRVTPMEGKLEWPLLETEDSFYLLVSDENLDKAIEEAVSLGVEALRKSNDLSWDEAYMLASLVMDVEISQLVDPRKTVRVRIPKGYVRLESFLT
- the taw3 gene encoding tRNA(Phe) 7-((3-amino-3-carboxypropyl)-4-demethylwyosine(37)-N(4))-methyltransferase Taw3, which encodes MRFTENFERAKKEALISLEIALRRGEVDEDIIPLLKKINEKPNYFTTSSCSGRISIMEMPDFGDKVNAKWLGKWHREVSLDEVLEAIRKHREGQLWLLVRSPILHVGARTLEDGIKLLNLGVSCGFKYSNIKSISDRKLIVEIRSTERLDALLGENGEILVSDDYMRKLVEIANAQVRRFKRKLKRFEERIEEL